The Brassica napus cultivar Da-Ae chromosome C7, Da-Ae, whole genome shotgun sequence genome has a segment encoding these proteins:
- the LOC106445839 gene encoding protein pleiotropic regulatory locus 1 isoform X1, whose product MPAATTEAESIEPQSLKKLSIKSLKRALDLFSPVHGQFPPPDAEAKKIRLSHKMKVAFGGVEPVSQPPRQPDRGNEQTGTSSALALPGPEGSKSTQKGVTENALVVGPTFQPKGLNSIGTSGKSTTIIPANVSSYERNFSTSALMERIPSRWPRPEWHAPWKNYRVIQGHLGWVRSVAFDPSNEWFCTGSADRTIKIWDVATGVLKLTLTGHIEQVRGLAVSNRHTYMFSAGDDKQVKCWDLEQNKVIRSYHGHLSGVYCLALHPTLDVLLTGGRDSVCRVWDIRTKMQIFALTGHDNTVCSVFTRPTDPQVVTGSHDTTIKFWDLRYGKTMTTLTHHKKSVRAMTLHPKENAFASASADNTKKFSLPKGEFCHNMLSQQKTIINAMAVNEDGVMVTGGDNGSIWFWDWKSGHSFQQSETIVQPGSLESEAGIYAACYDQTGSRLVTCEADKTIKMWKEDENATPETHPVNFKPPKEIRRF is encoded by the exons ATGCCGGCTGCGACGACGGAGGCCGAATCAATAGAACCACAGTCGCTGAAAAAGCTCAGCATCAAATCCCTGAAACGAGCACTTGATCTCTTCTCCCCCGTCCACGGCCAATTCCCTCCTCCTGATGCCGAAGC CAAGAAGATTCGTCTCAGCCATAAG ATGAAAGTTGCTTTTGGAGGTGTGGAGCCTGTGAGCCAGCCTCCACGTCAGCCTGACCGTGGCAATGAGCAGACCGGAACCTCAAGTGCTCTTGCTCTCCCAG GTCCTGAAGGCTCCAAGAGTACCCAAAAGGGTGTGACAGAGAATGCTCTTGTTGTTGGTCCAACTTTCCAGCCAAAGGGCTT GAACAGTATTGGTACCTCAGGCAAAAGCACCACCATCATCCCTGCAAATGTATCCTCGTATGAAAG AAACTTTTCAACTTCTGCATTAATGGAGAGAATACCTAGTAGATGGCCGCGCCCAGAGTGGCATGCACCATGGAAGAATTACAGG GTCATTCAAGGGCACTTGGGGTGGGTCAGATCTGTCGCCTTTGACCCCAGTAATGAATGGTTTTGTACTGGTTCAGCTGATCGTACCATCAAG ATATGGGATGTAGCAACTGGAGTTCTGAAGCTAACACTTACTGGTCATATCGAGCAAGTGCGGG GCCTTGCTGTAAGTAATCGACATACGTACATGTTCTCAGCTGGGGATGACAAGCAAGTCAAATGCTGGGACCTTGAGCAGAATAAG GTTATCCGGTCTTATCATGGACACTTGAGTGGAGTCTATTGCTTAGCTCTTCACCCAACTTTAGACGTGTTACTAACCGGAGGGCGAGACTCTGTCTGCAGG GTGTGGGATATTCGAACCAAGATGCAAATTTTTGCACTCACAGGACATGACAACACCGTGTGTTCTGTTTTCACTCGTCCAACA GACCCACAAGTTGTAACTGGATCTCATGACACTACTATTAAATTCTGGGACCTTCGATATg GCAAAACAATGACGACTCTAACACATCATAAGAAATCTGTCCGAGCAATGACCCTTCATCCTAAAGA gaATGCATTTGCTTCTGCATCAGCTGACAACACCAAAAAGTTTAGCCTTCCAAAGGGAGAGTTTTGCCACAACATGCT TTCGCAGCAGAAAACCATAATTAACGCAATGGCTGTGAACGAGGATGGTGTAATGGTCACTGGAG GTGATAATGGAAGTATATGGTTCTGGGACTGGAAGAGTGGTCATAGTTTCCAACAGTCAGAAACTATTGTACAGCCTG GTTCACTGGAGAGTGAAGCGGGTATATACGCAGCTTGTTATGATCAGACAGGTTCAAGATTGGTAACATGTGAGGCTGATAAGACGATAAAGATGTGGAAAGAAGATGAGAATGCTACTCCAGAAACTCACCCTGTCAATTTCAAACCACCCAAGGAGATTAGGCGCTTCTGA
- the LOC106445839 gene encoding protein pleiotropic regulatory locus 1 isoform X2, whose translation MPAATTEAESIEPQSLKKLSIKSLKRALDLFSPVHGQFPPPDAEAKKIRLSHKMKVAFGGVEPVSQPPRQPDRGNEQTGTSSALALPGPEGSKSTQKGVTENALVVGPTFQPKGFIGTSGKSTTIIPANVSSYERNFSTSALMERIPSRWPRPEWHAPWKNYRVIQGHLGWVRSVAFDPSNEWFCTGSADRTIKIWDVATGVLKLTLTGHIEQVRGLAVSNRHTYMFSAGDDKQVKCWDLEQNKVIRSYHGHLSGVYCLALHPTLDVLLTGGRDSVCRVWDIRTKMQIFALTGHDNTVCSVFTRPTDPQVVTGSHDTTIKFWDLRYGKTMTTLTHHKKSVRAMTLHPKENAFASASADNTKKFSLPKGEFCHNMLSQQKTIINAMAVNEDGVMVTGGDNGSIWFWDWKSGHSFQQSETIVQPGSLESEAGIYAACYDQTGSRLVTCEADKTIKMWKEDENATPETHPVNFKPPKEIRRF comes from the exons ATGCCGGCTGCGACGACGGAGGCCGAATCAATAGAACCACAGTCGCTGAAAAAGCTCAGCATCAAATCCCTGAAACGAGCACTTGATCTCTTCTCCCCCGTCCACGGCCAATTCCCTCCTCCTGATGCCGAAGC CAAGAAGATTCGTCTCAGCCATAAG ATGAAAGTTGCTTTTGGAGGTGTGGAGCCTGTGAGCCAGCCTCCACGTCAGCCTGACCGTGGCAATGAGCAGACCGGAACCTCAAGTGCTCTTGCTCTCCCAG GTCCTGAAGGCTCCAAGAGTACCCAAAAGGGTGTGACAGAGAATGCTCTTGTTGTTGGTCCAACTTTCCAGCCAAAGGGCTT TATTGGTACCTCAGGCAAAAGCACCACCATCATCCCTGCAAATGTATCCTCGTATGAAAG AAACTTTTCAACTTCTGCATTAATGGAGAGAATACCTAGTAGATGGCCGCGCCCAGAGTGGCATGCACCATGGAAGAATTACAGG GTCATTCAAGGGCACTTGGGGTGGGTCAGATCTGTCGCCTTTGACCCCAGTAATGAATGGTTTTGTACTGGTTCAGCTGATCGTACCATCAAG ATATGGGATGTAGCAACTGGAGTTCTGAAGCTAACACTTACTGGTCATATCGAGCAAGTGCGGG GCCTTGCTGTAAGTAATCGACATACGTACATGTTCTCAGCTGGGGATGACAAGCAAGTCAAATGCTGGGACCTTGAGCAGAATAAG GTTATCCGGTCTTATCATGGACACTTGAGTGGAGTCTATTGCTTAGCTCTTCACCCAACTTTAGACGTGTTACTAACCGGAGGGCGAGACTCTGTCTGCAGG GTGTGGGATATTCGAACCAAGATGCAAATTTTTGCACTCACAGGACATGACAACACCGTGTGTTCTGTTTTCACTCGTCCAACA GACCCACAAGTTGTAACTGGATCTCATGACACTACTATTAAATTCTGGGACCTTCGATATg GCAAAACAATGACGACTCTAACACATCATAAGAAATCTGTCCGAGCAATGACCCTTCATCCTAAAGA gaATGCATTTGCTTCTGCATCAGCTGACAACACCAAAAAGTTTAGCCTTCCAAAGGGAGAGTTTTGCCACAACATGCT TTCGCAGCAGAAAACCATAATTAACGCAATGGCTGTGAACGAGGATGGTGTAATGGTCACTGGAG GTGATAATGGAAGTATATGGTTCTGGGACTGGAAGAGTGGTCATAGTTTCCAACAGTCAGAAACTATTGTACAGCCTG GTTCACTGGAGAGTGAAGCGGGTATATACGCAGCTTGTTATGATCAGACAGGTTCAAGATTGGTAACATGTGAGGCTGATAAGACGATAAAGATGTGGAAAGAAGATGAGAATGCTACTCCAGAAACTCACCCTGTCAATTTCAAACCACCCAAGGAGATTAGGCGCTTCTGA